GTTTTGAAGGTGCCGAGGATGTAAATGCGAACACTTGGAATAACCTACTGAGTTACTGTAAAGAACTTGGTATGAATGTATCAGCTGATATGAATGATGAAGTTTTCAACGAGTTGGGTTGTACATTGACCGACCTTACAGCATTACAAAAAATGGGCATCACTAAACTCCGCATTGATGGAGGTTTTACGAGCGAAGAAATTGCACTTCTTTCAAAAAATCAGCAAGGGATACAAATAGAAGTAAATGCTTCGATGTCTTCTACTGATAATCAGAATGGAAATGCAATACGAGAGTGTCGTAGATTTTTAGAAACGATAGAAAAAGAAGGAAATATTGGTCAACTCACTGCTTGTCACAATTTTTTCCCGCTGCCAGATACAGCATTGTCTCTTGAGGACATTCGTCCCATTAACGACTTGTTTGCCTCTTTCGGTGTACCGGTCGGTGGGTTTGTTGCATCGCAACTTTCGCCTAAAGATTTACACCACTTAGGTCATGGGGTTTGTACGATTGAAAAACACCGCTTTTTGCCTTGTCATATTGCAATGTTAGAGTTATTTGCAAATGGTTTTGATGATGTGCTAATTGGTGACTCGTTTGCGGATCTTTCCGAGCTTACCAAAATGGCAAGATGTTACCAACAAGATTATATAGAGATTCCAGTTATTTTTAATCAGTTTGTTCCTCAAAATACAAAAATGAAAATTCAAGAGTCCATCCTACTTTCAAGAGTTGATCAGCCTGCCAATCTAATTCGGGCGACTGATACGAGAGGAATGGAAGTGCCACCTTGCTTTTGTGCACCAAGAGGAAAGTATACAATCTCTGTTTTAAATAATAGAAGTGCG
This genomic stretch from Neobacillus niacini harbors:
- a CDS encoding MupG family TIM beta-alpha barrel fold protein, with amino-acid sequence MREIGISVYPNFYPLDQIKEYLQKAHSFGFKKVFVSLILNNHGFEGAEDVNANTWNNLLSYCKELGMNVSADMNDEVFNELGCTLTDLTALQKMGITKLRIDGGFTSEEIALLSKNQQGIQIEVNASMSSTDNQNGNAIRECRRFLETIEKEGNIGQLTACHNFFPLPDTALSLEDIRPINDLFASFGVPVGGFVASQLSPKDLHHLGHGVCTIEKHRFLPCHIAMLELFANGFDDVLIGDSFADLSELTKMARCYQQDYIEIPVIFNQFVPQNTKMKIQESILLSRVDQPANLIRATDTRGMEVPPCFCAPRGKYTISVLNNRSAQYEGEVQISLKDLGQSIEHNVIGFVHPFSKDLLPYLLAGRNKFRLVEYK